A single window of Huiozyma naganishii CBS 8797 chromosome 10, complete genome DNA harbors:
- the GRX7 gene encoding glutathione-disulfide reductase GRX7 (similar to Saccharomyces cerevisiae YBR014C and YDL010W; ancestral locus Anc_3.189) yields MAITLNKRNIRALSVTLLLLLLVLFVTQNARNVSVTVDDRQVLEGVPLVNYANVEDPVSVAAVKPKIGTDRSGQAPEPAGVFSPAVEYDSILSRSPVVIFSKSYCPYSAKLKKLLAAGFKFTPAYTVVELDEHEHGPELQKYIAEKTGRSTVPNLIVNGVSHGGCDDIVALSENGKLLDRLNEWGGSAVNVIQV; encoded by the coding sequence ATGGCCATTACTTTGAATAAACGGAATATCAGAGCGCTGAGCGTGACtcttttgcttcttttgctGGTTCTCTTCGTGACGCAGAACGCGAGAAACGTGTCCGTCACGGTTGATGATCGACAGGTGCTGGAGGGTGTGCCCCTGGTGAACTACGCAAACGTGGAGGATCCCGTGAGTGTTGCCGCGGTGAAACCGAAAATTGGCACGGATAGGAGCGGCCAGGCGCCTGAACCTGCTGGGGTGTTCAGCCCAGCGGTAGAGTACGACTCGATCTTGAGTAGATCGCCAGTGGTGATCTTCAGCAAATCGTACTGTCCGTACTCTGCtaaactgaaaaaattgcTCGCTGCAGGGTTCAAGTTCACGCCCGCTTACACGGTTGTGGAACTGGACGAGCACGAACACGGTCCCGAACTGCAGAAGTACATCGCAGAGAAAACCGGGAGGTCAACTGTGCCCAACCTGATTGTCAACGGGGTTTCGCATGGTGGCTGTGACGATATCGTTGCCCTGTCAGAAAACGGCAAACTTCTGGACAGGCTGAACGAATGGGGTGGATCAGCGGTAAACGTAATT